The nucleotide window TCACTGTTGCTGCCGCATCCCAATCCCAAACGTCTTTCTTATTGATCACTTGCACTCTCCAAAAACCACATCATGCATAATGTAAAGTCATACCTATAGCGACAATGGCACAATTTTGGTCAGATGATCGCGCTGTTCTCTACAATAAGAGGAATAAACACTTAAATGCAAGTAGAGAATATTGACCACTAACTATAGAGCAGTGGCACGCTATATTCCTATTGAAATCAGTATATCTACTCTAAAATGCATCATTGTGAGGCTCATCATACTGATTAATGAGTCTTTGCGGTATTAAGCCCCGTaacacaacaacaccagcatgTAAGATCCCCCACCGAACCTTACTCAGCGTCTCAGCCATAGTCCAGACAAGCCCGACAATCTGTCGTTGTTGACCTGATGTCACATCCATCTCCTCAGGCCCCTTCTGAGCCATTCTCGACACGAGGTTGTGCATTTCCCCTCGAGGGTTCCAGATGATCTCATCGCTCTCGTCGTCACtatcttcagcatcatcgtcCATGTCAAGCATACCTCCTCTATTGGGCTGACCGTGGCAGAATGCCCAGCATGCAAGAGTTGCAAGGTACAGACACCAGGGGACGTGGAAGAGCTGCATGGCGTCTGAACGAGTGAGCACCTTTGTGTTTTCATGAAGCAGGCGGGATGCGTGCCATGCAGCCACAGATGCTGGCCTCTTGCGGCTTCTTGTGCTGTGTTCGGTGTTTGAAGGTTGATCTTTACTTGGTCGTTCTGTGACCGAAGCCCACTGTTTGACCGCCTTCGCGGATCGACGGTAGTCCTTCTGCTGAACTGGCCGACCCAAGATATGGCGAGCACCAGCATAGATCTGTATGTCAAGGAACTCCATATGAAGAAGTGCTTGTGCTGAGTGAAACAAAGCATTGTATGCAGTAGCAAACGCCACGTACTCGCTTCTTCTAGCCTGGTCCTCGGGTGTATTCTGGAGTCGTGAAAGAATCGAGGTTATGTAACCATCAAAGTCTTCCTTCCAAGCGTCATAAGCGTTGCCTATGAGCTTCCGCCAGTTGGATCCGGGTCCACCACCATCTACTACGCCGAGCGCTGTCTGGTCACGGCGTTGCATATCCCAAGCGATGGACATCAGACCATGCAGCATAAGCACATGAGACAGCCCCGTCAATGCTTTTGGACGCGGCACCGATGGCCCAAGATATGATTTGAGACTGGGAAGGTAAAAGCTCTGCTGGGAAGTGCAGGCTGATGAAGTCCATGCCATAGCCCAGGATGTTGGGTCTGAAGCTTCCCATATTCTTTGGCTGCATGGCAATTCAAGACGAAGCTCAAATGCTGACATACAGAGACTCTGACAAAAGAGAACTGCATGCTGTGTATCCCACATGAAGCACAGAAGTGCGAGACTGCAATTATATTTCAGCTAAATGTTATCACCAAGGTTCTTCGTTGAGCGACATACCGTTTCTTTTGTTCTGCGATGGCCCATCGTCTCCAAGCCTCTCGCAATAAGCCCTCATTTGTCTCGGTGCAGTCAGTAGGTGGCCCTTGAGGGCGGACCGACTGGCAGTCGGACCTGCGAATGAGATTTATAAGAAGTCCATGGAAGAGATGGCTCATGTCGTGCTGCTTCTGCCCAGCTCGAGATTTTCCAAAGCATTCCACCAGGAGGATAGTCTGCAGAGTCCAAAGTTCTGCGCGAGCCGAAAAGCTAGCATGGGAAAATATGCTAGGCCGTATAACGTCGTGGATGCACACAGCCAGCTGATGAGCATCTTTGGAAGAGTAGGTTGCACCAAGCAGGAGGACGGAGAGGAGAAGCAACGATTCCATTCTGTTTACATCAAAGGTTGCAAGGTGCATGAGTGGGTAGGCAGTATTGAACTTTACAAAGAACAATTCTAGGTATGTTTGTAAGGAGTCTTGGGACAGTAATGGCTCATCCCACACGGAGTGACGAGGATCAGGTAGAGACGGGTTGGCAGTCTCCACGACTTGGAGAATCCGTTTGCGCACGGTTTCGTCGATCTTTGGTATCGATTGACCTTTGTCAAGCATCGAGAATGGCCTATTGAATTGCGGTTCCTCGACGTAGTGTTGATCCTGGGTAACATGAGGCTTCAATGGTTTGGCGCCTTTCTGCTGTGTTGGCGTTGTAGACTCGTTTCTCGAGCTGGCAAAGCTCTCTGGAGTTGTCTTGATGTGGTTCAAGATGGCGGTTCGTGGATCAGGGGCATCTTGCCTCGTATCGCTGTTGTGAGACTGTACCGACTCTGACCAGCGGCGCGTGCTGTTCACAGAGTCTGGTGATAATATCTGGACGGGCTCCGACATTTGGGCTGACGGTATATATTGCTCGCTGGACTTTGTGAggggtgttggtgttgggtTCAAGTTCATGTTAAATAACCAGCTGTAGTCCAGCGCAGTCGTATAGGGCATGTTAAACGAGCTGGCTGTATCTGGCTGGAAGTTTTGCGTGTAGTCAAGTGCCGCGTTGTCCACGAACGACTCGTTGAGGAGCAGAGGGTCAAGCTGATCGAATGAGAACTCGCCTATGCCTTGGCCGGGATCGAATGGGTCGGTTGAAGTGGTAAAGTTGCCCAAATGATCGTCTGTAACCAGTTCGCCAGCGGTGTGAACAAAGATGGAGTCTTCAATATGCAAGTCGGATGAGGAATGAAGATCGACTCCATGCACTGGCTGGCCTTCGTTATGGCCCCAAGTGATCAGCCCAGGGGATTGATTCCCTGTGTTGTCTGCTTGGTCGGATTCTGGAGATGGGACTTGTTGTGTTTCATGAGGGTTCTGTCCCGAACCCTTGGCAGTCTTAGCTTTCGTCTTGGTGTCCCGACACGGTCGCTTTTCAACGACCGTACCGTCGGGTGCTTCCCAGGATCTCTTTCGTGTATCGAGAACGCCAAAGCCGGTTCCTCCGGCCTCAAGATCCTTTTGGCGATGTCTTTCCATATGTCGCCCTTTGGAAACGTAAGAACAAATTTTGATTGACTCGGCTATACAAAACATGGTCACTCACTCAGCAAGTCAGGCCGTTTGAAGTGTGCACGGCATATGTCACATGAAGAACCTCCCGGTAAGTGATTGAGAGCATGTCGCTGCAAGTGTTCGGAGCGCGTGAACCTCTTGCTACAGCCTGGATGAGTACACTCAAACGACTTGTCACTCTGGGGACCTGGCTGTGAGGCTGCAGAACCTCTTCGAGAGGTCTCTGATTGACCCTGCGATTGTGTCTGTTTACGACCCATGGCTTCTGTAAGAAACGCATCGACCGCTAGGGACAGCTCGTCGTCGGCTCCGTACATGGCTGTAGAGTGGGATGAGGTGGGAAATGTTAAAGATGAACGAGGATAGAGTGAGGAAACGTTGGGGTTCTAGAGTGGGAGGATTTGCCGAATGCCGTTAAACTCTGATAAGTGATAGGCTTGGCTGGACTCCGCCACAGAGCTACCAACACCCCACCCTTATCAGTTCCCCGCACGCACATTATCTTGATAAGTGGGAGGATACAAACAGGGCATGGGTGAGTGGGTAAAAGAACTCGGGTTCAAGATCCGTGTTTGCACTAGCGATGGCTATCTAAACCCAGAATGTAAAGAAAGGCACGAGCATATCGGCATCGGTCTCGTAAATCGGACAAACGAGGAATCGCACCACCACTTGTGTCTGCTTTGCCACAAGACCGAGACCGCGTCACGTAGACTTTTAATACGAATGTAGAGACCTTTTGCTCGATATTGTTTTTTCTGCCTATTCCCAATTGCGATCCAGCAGCCTAGAGACAAGATGCCTACCTACAAGATACAGGAAGTGACGGAGAGGAGTGATTCAAGCAGGCTTCATGTAAGTTCAAGACTCTACATCGGGGAGCATTTAGTTTGGGATTAATGTGTATTTAGGTAGTCATTGTAGGAGCCGGTCTCGGTGGTCTCGGTGCTGCAATCGCAGTCCGTCTCGCCGGCCATGATGTCACGGTTTTGGAGTCTGCACCAGCAATCGGCGAAGTCGGCGCCGGTATCCAAGTTCTTCCCAACGCTGCTCGAGTTCTCTTCTCCTGGGGCCTCGAGAAGGAATTGGTTAAGAATGCCACCAAGCCAAGAAAATGTAACTTCATCGGATGGAAAGGAAACCATCTCTCGGAAATGGACTACCATGGCTACGCGGCTGCCTCGGGAGGCTACCCTTTCCTCGATTTTCATCGTGCGACTCTGCACAAAGCACTTTTGGACAGAGCTCAAGAGCTTGGTGCCAAGGTTCTTTGCGGATCTAAAGTCTTGTCCTACGAGATAGCAGAAGACAACAGCCACGCAACTGTGTTTCTAGAAGGAGGTCGAACCATGGAGTCTGACTTGGTAGTCGGCGCAGATGGCATCGCCTCTTCACTCAGAGAGCAGTTCCTCGGCCGATCCGATCCTCCACAATTGACGGGTGACTTGGCATAccggctgctgctgtcgacTGACGAGATGAGAAAAGACCCAGACCTGAGGCCATTCGTGGAAGACCCCCAAGTCAACTATTGGGTCGGTCCCGATAAACACGCTGTCAACTATGTATTGAAAGGAGGGgagctcttcaacatggtTCTCCTGGTGCCAGATGATATCCCACTCGATAGTGGCAACACTTTGGAGGGCAACATCGAAGAGATGAGGGCCCATTTCGCCGACTGGGATCCTCGAATCGGGAAGATGCTGAGCCTCTGCGACTCTGTTCTCAAGTGGAGATTATGCATTCGCCCTGGCCTCGATCCAACTTGGTCACATCCTTCGGGAGCCCTGACCATGCTAGGCGACTCTGTCCATGCGACACTGCCATATCTCGCCAGTGGTGCTGGTATGGCTCTAGAAGATGGCGGCGTCCTCGGACTATGTCTCGCCAAGCTCAGCGATAAGTCACCAGCCTCAAAGCTGAAAGCGCTGGCTGTTTACGAGTCGTGCCGTCGAGAACGTACTGAGATGGTTGTGCAAAGAGGAACATATAATCAGTGGATATACCACCTTCCTGATGGTGAGGAGCAGAGACAGCGAGATGAACGATTCAGACATTACGGAAAGTGGGATGAGGAGTGGCTCAGTGGCGAGAACCCAATCATCCCGCAGTCTTCGGAGACAGGAGATGATCCATTTCCTTGGAGATATAATGGAGTTGGACGGTGGTTGTTGACGTATGATATGTGgaaggatgttgatgaaaaGTTCTCGCAGCTCGAGTCTGAAGCCAGTGGCGGCTCACTAAGAGCAAGTCTCTAACTAGAAGCAATGCAGTATGTCTAGCTAAGGTATTGTTGGTCAGTCAATAAAACATTTATGAAGGTTGCATGGCATTGTCTAAGCACTGTTCAAGAATTTCTGCCGTATTGGCTTCAGAATTCTCAGCTTTCCTGTGATGGAAGCAAAGACATTCTAAGTTCCTTGAAGTCCTTGCAGAGTCATCCATAGGAAGATCGAGCATTCTTGGCCTGGGGGGACAAGAAGATTCTAGTTATCAATGCTAAACCTTATGGGCGGCAGTTAACTACATAGCCTAGATACGCCTGCTATTGACAGTGAGGGATGCAAGATTGAATCTGGAGATAGTTGAAACGACAAGTAAAATAAAACAGATGCGAAAATGTAACTAGTCAAATGGCTTCATAGTTGGTGACAGCTTTTAACAGATGACATTTATTTCTCACTGTTGGAATCAAATTTCATTTGAATACCTGTTTATTCCATGGCAGCTAAGCTGCCCACGCCAATATATAGTCTATAGAATCGACCTCCACCGCAGACTCCCACTTTATGCTTCACTCTTGACCTCATTTGAGGGGCTGTAGAAAGGATAGTCATTGTAGCCCTTCTCCGGAGGATCGGCACCGTAAAATGTGCTGCGGTCATATGCGTTAAGAGGCCAGCCATTCTGTAATCTCTCAGCCAAGTCAGGATTGGCAATAAAGTGTCGGCCCATGGCGACCAAGTCAGCCTCTtgactcttgatcttggtggGAGCATTGTCTCGGTTGAAGTTTCCGCAGGCCATGAATAGAATTCCAGAAGGCTGGAGAATGTTGCGGAATATGTTGAGCGAGTTTGCCTGTTTTCCAACTTCGACAGCAGTACCATCTTTACTACTACCGTTGGCAAGTGCAGCGAGCTTTTGCTGCTCATCGAGAACCTCGTCGAAACGGGGCTCAATCCTGATGATCGTCAGTCAATTGGACGTGGTTCCAAGGGTAGTCTGTGACTTACATGTGGACGTAAACAGGTTTATGGTTGTCTGGCAGACTGGCGATCTGGCCGCAGAGGTACGACCAATGAGCGTTGGGATCACTGTCCTTCGTGCCCTGAAAGTAGTTGTAAGGCGAAAGTCGAAGACCGACCTTGTCGGCACCAATAGCATCACAACATGCGGTGAGAACCTCAAGCAGGAATCTGCATCTGTTTTCAACGGAGCCGCCATACTCGTCAGTTCGGTTGTTGATGTTATCATGAAGGAACTGCTCAAGGAGATAACCATTGGCACCTGATCCCAACAGTTAGCAAAAGGCACAAGGGGGGATTTTGTGTGTGTACATGCCATGAATCTCAATACCATCGAACCCAGCGACTTCAACAGCTCGCTTGGCGGCAGCTGCCCATTCAGCAGTAAGGCTGTGAATTTCATCCACTGTCAGGGCTCGAGGGGGGTCATCCTTGGTATCAGTGCCATCCAGATATGTACCCGGCATGGGCTGATCCCCGGAAGACACGGCCCTCTCACCACCTCGCTGCGCACTACAGGACGCCCGTCCTGTATGCCATAGCTGAGTAAAGATAAAGCCGCCCTTGGCATGGACAGCGTCCGTTACCTTCTTCCATCCCTGTAGTTGGGAGTCGGTAAAGACGCCAGGGACGCCAGGGTAAGCACTAGCGTTCAGGGTAATGTCGGTCGCTTCAGTAATCTGAAGACCGCCATCACTGGAGCGATCGCTGTAGTACTTGACCATGCGAGGGCCAGGGACATAAACTCCACGGGACTCGAATTCACTTCTCATGCGCGTGTTGGGTGCCTGGAAGGATATGGTTAGGTCCTTCTTTGCGGATTGATAATTGGTTTTCACTGCGTACTTGCACAATTCGATGCCTCAAGTTCAgcttgccaagcttcaaaGGGGAAAACAAAACAGTGTCCTTCAGCGCGGCATGTGCCGCTGGCGGTGTAACTGCGATAGGCATGTTTGTAGGGGTAACGGGTAAAGACTAGGGGAGAGAACGTGACAAGCTTCCAGGAAACTTCGAGCTGTTGGAAAGTTGCCTGATTGTGCTTGGAATTGACAGATCAAGTAGCTATGGATGGTGAAGCTTTAGTAGCCGATGTACTTTGTCCTTGTTCATTTTGTTGTTTTGGTTGCAACTTGGCATGGACTCTCGGTACCCCCCATCCCCCACCTTTGAACGATGAAAGTGGGTTCGCAGATGCGAGGAGTTAATAATGATTCTTGTTGGCCACTGATAAGACGCAGAACGACAGGGTCCACagggaagaacaagaatggGGGTGGGCCTGACCAGGATCGGAAAGTTTAAGACAGCTAGGACTGAGAAGGATTAGCATTGACGCGGAGCGGACAGGACATCCGATGGGCTGCTTTCATAGCTTTTATGGGTCCAATCTCCTCATCCCTCCCGGGTAATAATTGTGAATTTTCAGTTTTGGTCTAGAGGTGATGAGCAAGAATACACAACAATAGAAAGCCTGTTGCAACTCGATGAAACCACTGACCATTGCTGTGGATATCAACTGAGGTAGAAAAATTTCTGATAATTTTTTAGAGTCACTGGCCTCGATAGAGGTTAAATGTTAAATGTTGAGGTTCGTAATGATTGAGAGTCGTGCTATATGGAGAAAGAGATACGATAGCGATTTGTGAGATAACACGTAGCGAATGGCATTGAAGCAgagtataaatatatattacaCCAATTGACAATCTCCTAGTACTAATATAACAAAACTTGTCATTCAAGACTAAATACCCTATCCTGACTATCCTGACTCTAGAGAGATGCATGACCATGTGTTTCGTATGGAAGACCAATACAGAAGAAGCCAACCACAATCCAAAGCGCCGCACTTGCATAAATGGGAACAACTGAGAACCCGGAATAAGTTGAAATAAAAGATGCCACGAGGCCACCAACTCTGAGAAGTGTAGCTGCAATACCTGTACCAGTACCTCGTACCGGTCCAGGAAATGACTCGGGAGTAAATGCAAACATAACGGCGTACTCTGCAAGACATGTTAGTGTGTGAGATGACAGAATGAACAAAAGGAAGACTTACCAAAGTTTCCAAGGATAGCTGTAGCACACTGGAATCCAATGTCGGCGGCTTCAGTGCCAACAGCTGTGTATGCAAAGAGAAAGACGCCTGTGAGAACGGCGGAGATGGCCATCATCCACTTGCGGCCCAACCGAGTCTCTACCAGGAGCCCTGCAGAAATGGGGCCGAGGACTCCAACGGCGGAGACAATGCAGTAAATCATGTATGTATGGTTGAACGATGAGCTAGCCGTGTAATCCTTCTTTGACTCAAGATAAGAAGTAATAAAGGCAAAGTACAGCGGATAGGCGATTCCAATAGTAAGCCATATCAGAAATGTGACTGCACTGTGCTGAGCCATCTTGCGGCCCGCGAAGAGCGAGCGATAACTGCTCATGTTGAAGTCCTTGAAGTTCTCCCTGAGGATGTCCTTCAtagagagcttcttctcggtctGATCCGGAATGGCGTGGACGGGCTCGCCGGTAGATGAGATAACCGCAGACGAGTAGATTTGGCGGTCAATATCTTGCATCATCTCGAGTGTCAGGGTCTCAGGCTTGCCGTTATACCGAGCGATGTAGTTGACCGATTCGACAGCCTCTGCGTCGCGTCCCTTGGAGAGGAGATACTTGGGTGACTCGGGAATTTTAAAGACGAAGAGTCGGACCAAGGCAAGGACAAGGGCAATACCACCAAGGGTGATCATGACATATCGCCTGTAGAAGCCATCCTGTTAATCCGATGCATCGGAAGTCTGGAGGGTGAACTACTTACCATCCCATATTATCCTGTCTGCGGCAACCCTCAGGGCTGCTGCAAGCAAAGTTGGCGAGGAACACCCATGAAAGAAGGGACACGATAAGCTGGCCAAGATTCCACCATGCAGACAGTGTGACAAGCAGCCACTGATGACTCTGGGGAACAAACTCAAGAAACACGATACTGTCAACTGGGACGTTGCCTCCAGCTGCAGTACCGATCACGGCCCAGAGAGAGCAAAATGTGATGAAGTCCTGAGATCCAGCAACTGCACAAGCAAAGATTGCTCCGATGAAGATTGTAGAGTT belongs to Fusarium musae strain F31 chromosome 9, whole genome shotgun sequence and includes:
- a CDS encoding hypothetical protein (EggNog:ENOG41); the encoded protein is MYGADDELSLAVDAFLTEAMGRKQTQSQGQSETSRRGSAASQPGPQSDKSFECTHPGCSKRFTRSEHLQRHALNHLPGGSSCDICRAHFKRPDLLRRHMERHRQKDLEAGGTGFGVLDTRKRSWEAPDGTVVEKRPCRDTKTKAKTAKGSGQNPHETQQVPSPESDQADNTGNQSPGLITWGHNEGQPVHGVDLHSSSDLHIEDSIFVHTAGELVTDDHLGNFTTSTDPFDPGQGIGEFSFDQLDPLLLNESFVDNAALDYTQNFQPDTASSFNMPYTTALDYSWLFNMNLNPTPTPLTKSSEQYIPSAQMSEPVQILSPDSVNSTRRWSESVQSHNSDTRQDAPDPRTAILNHIKTTPESFASSRNESTTPTQQKGAKPLKPHVTQDQHYVEEPQFNRPFSMLDKGQSIPKIDETVRKRILQVVETANPSLPDPRHSVWDEPLLSQDSLQTYLELFFVKFNTAYPLMHLATFDVNRMESLLLLSVLLLGATYSSKDAHQLAVCIHDVIRPSIFSHASFSARAELWTLQTILLVECFGKSRAGQKQHDMSHLFHGLLINLIRRSDCQSVRPQGPPTDCTETNEGLLREAWRRWAIAEQKKRLALLCFMWDTQHAVLFCQSLCMSAFELRLELPCSQRIWEASDPTSWAMAWTSSACTSQQSFYLPSLKSYLGPSVPRPKALTGLSHVLMLHGLMSIAWDMQRRDQTALGVVDGGGPGSNWRKLIGNAYDAWKEDFDGYITSILSRLQNTPEDQARRSEYVAFATAYNALFHSAQALLHMEFLDIQIYAGARHILGRPVQQKDYRRSAKAVKQWASVTERPSKDQPSNTEHSTRSRKRPASVAAWHASRLLHENTKVLTRSDAMQLFHVPWCLYLATLACWAFCHGQPNRGGMLDMDDDAEDSDDESDEIIWNPRGEMHNLVSRMAQKGPEEMDVTSGQQRQIVGLVWTMAETLSKVRWGILHAGVVVLRGLIPQRLINQYDEPHNDAF
- a CDS encoding hypothetical protein (EggNog:ENOG41), coding for MPTYKIQEVTERSDSSRLHVVIVGAGLGGLGAAIAVRLAGHDVTVLESAPAIGEVGAGIQVLPNAARVLFSWGLEKELVKNATKPRKCNFIGWKGNHLSEMDYHGYAAASGGYPFLDFHRATLHKALLDRAQELGAKVLCGSKVLSYEIAEDNSHATVFLEGGRTMESDLVVGADGIASSLREQFLGRSDPPQLTGDLAYRLLLSTDEMRKDPDLRPFVEDPQVNYWVGPDKHAVNYVLKGGELFNMVLLVPDDIPLDSGNTLEGNIEEMRAHFADWDPRIGKMLSLCDSVLKWRLCIRPGLDPTWSHPSGALTMLGDSVHATLPYLASGAGMALEDGGVLGLCLAKLSDKSPASKLKALAVYESCRRERTEMVVQRGTYNQWIYHLPDGEEQRQRDERFRHYGKWDEEWLSGENPIIPQSSETGDDPFPWRYNGVGRWLLTYDMWKDVDEKFSQLESEASGGSLRASL
- a CDS encoding hypothetical protein (EggNog:ENOG41), encoding MRSEFESRGVYVPGPRMVKYYSDRSSDGGLQITEATDITLNASAYPGVPGVFTDSQLQGWKKVTDAVHAKGGFIFTQLWHTGRASCSAQRGGERAVSSGDQPMPGTYLDGTDTKDDPPRALTVDEIHSLTAEWAAAAKRAVEVAGFDGANGYLLEQFLHDNINNRTDEYGGSVENRCRFLLEVLTACCDAIGADKVGLRLSPYNYFQGTKDSDPNAHWSYLCGQIASLPDNHKPVYVHMIEPRFDEVLDEQQKLAALANGSSKDGTAVEVGKQANSLNIFRNILQPSGILFMACGNFNRDNAPTKIKSQEADLVAMGRHFIANPDLAERLQNGWPLNAYDRSTFYGADPPEKGYNDYPFYSPSNEVKSEA